The nucleotide window AACTTGACCAAAAAAGGAAATTCCTCCAGAAAGATATTTTGAATAATTACAATCCAATAGAGCTAGACAAGGCAATTCCTTATCCCAAAAACTAAAATTGTCAACGACAATCTGTTATGAAAAAACTATTCTTCATATTAATCATCAACCTTTTCCCAGCACAAACCTGGACTTTGAAACAATGCTTGGATTACGCCTCTGCCAATCATCCGTTGGTGAAGCAATCGTCGGTCAACATTCAAAAAAATGACCGATTGGTTTCCGCGTCCAAAGGAATGCTGTTGCCGTCTGCAGATGCCGGAATCAACCATAATTACAACTTCGGAAACGGCATCAATCCGCAGAATAATCAGCGTGAAAGCATCAATACCCAAAATGACAATTTCTACGCACAAGCCAATTGGGAACTGATGAACTGGCGAAACTACCTCAATATTTCGTTGTCCAAAATCAATCGCGAAACCTCAACTTTCCGAATGAAACAAGCACAAAATGAGGTGAAACTGAACGTTATCCAAATGTTCTTCAATTATCAAAACAACAAAAGTTGGCTGGATGTTCTGGAAACCCAAATCGCCGGAATCGAAGACCAAATCAAGCGTACCGAAAAGGAAGTGGAAATCGGAAACCGACCAAAAAGTGACGTTTACGATATCAAGGCCAACCTCGGAACTTTGCAGGAACAATGGGTTAGCGCAAAGAATTCCAGAGATTTGTCCAAGATTAATTTGCTGAATGCCTTAGCCATCACTACCGATTCTTTGGATTTCAAAATGGAAGACGACGCGTTGGCGCATTCCAATTTCAACGATGCGGATTTTGTCAAAAATCTCCTCGAAAAAAATCCGGCTTATCAAACCGTTTTGACCGAAATCAAAACCAATCAAAAAAACATTGCCATCGCAAAATCCGCCTATTTGCCGACGTTGAACGGCTCTTACACTTGGTCGAGTTTCTACAGCAAAACTTTGGGCGAGTCGGCGGATGCATTTTCGGAACAATTCAAACGCAACAAAAATCAACAATTAGGTTTCGGACTCAATATCCAGATTTTCAACAAATTACAAGTGAAGAATAACGTTGAAATTGCAAAACTGAACGTCATCAATTCCAATTATGACAAAGAAATTGTCATTAATAATCTCACGCAAAGCATCAATTCCATCAAGGCACAATTCCAGAATTCCGAAGAAAAATACACGTTACTCCAAGCCAATTTCGAAAATCAAAAACTCTCTTTCCAAAAATCCGAAGAGAAATACAAAGAAGGCTTAATGGACGCTTACACATTTTTCGTAGTTCGAAACAACTGGCTACAAGCAAATTACAATCTCATCAACAGCAAAAACGAAGTCATCCAGCAAACCGAACTTTTGAAAGTTTTCGAAGCTGGATTTTAAGTTAAAAAATACATTATAGATTCTCACGAATCCTTCCGGAATTTATGACTTCGGAGTAATTTTTTTATGGGTAAAATTTTGGATTATTTCTTAATTACTTTTTCTATAGTTGTTTTTCCTTCAGAAATAATTTGTATCAGGTATGTTCCTTTTTGCAAAGATTGTAAATTGATTTTAGTAAAATCATGAGTTTCTTCTAATATTTTTTTACCAGACAGATCTGTTAATATTATTTTATCAATTTTCTTCGCAGATTGTAAATATAAAATATCAGCAGTAGGATTTGGATAAAGAGTAAAAGATTTATTTTTAGACAAATCCTGTACATCTAAGTTATCTGCAGCTAATTTGACAACCCATACATCTGCACTCCCGTGGTAATTCGAATTTGTTGTATCACCATCAGTGGAAGCTGTCCAGCCGGCTACAATATAACCACCATCATTAGTTTGCTGCAAACAATAAGATTGATCGTATTGTGAACCGCCTAAGGTTTTTTTCCATTTGATTGTCCCAAGACTATTAAGCTTTACAACCCAAAAATCGGCACCTCCATGATTTCCAGTTACATCGCCGTTAGTCGAAAAAGAGCGTCCTGTAAGAATATATTCTCCATCAGTTGTCTGGTGTATTTTATGCATCTCGTCGTAACTAGAACCACCTAATGTTTTTTGCCATTCTTTGGTACCGTTACTGCTGATTTTTAAGACCCAATAATCCATCCCGCCTTTAGAGCCTGTGACATCACCATTATTTGATTCTGTATTTCCACCAACAATATAACCACCATCACTCGTTCTTTCTATGGAATAAGCAATATCGCTCCCTGTTCCGCCATATGTTTTTTGCCATTGTATAGATCCTGTATTATCTAATTTCAGAACCCAATAATCGTAATTACCTTTATTTTCTGTGACATCACCATCGTTAGAATATGTCCAGCCAGCAGCTATGTAACCTCCATCTGGAGTTTGTTGGATACTTTGTAAATAATCTGAATTGGTGCCTCCATATGTTTTTTGCCATTCAACATTTCCTGTATTGTTAAGTTTAATAATCCACCCGTTTACATCACCATCCACATCAGAATCTGTAATATCACCGTCAAAAGAAGATGTCCAGCCAGCAACGATATAACCACCATCTGTAGTTTGATGTATATCTTCTACATATTCATAATTATTCCCGCCAAATGTTTTTTGCCACTGAATCTCTCCAATACTACTAATTTTTATCACCCAAAAATCAAATCCATAATATCTCTTATCTGTTATATCTCCATCAGTAGAGCCAGTCCAACCTCCAATGATGTATCCACCATCTGATGTTTGACGGATAGTATATGCTTCCTCAGAACCGGATCCTCCGAAGGCTTTTTGCCATTGTAAGCTTCCGTTGCTGCTAAGTTTTATCACCCATATATCATTATAAGCATGATGGCCAGTAACGTCTCCATCGTTGGATTGTGTATCACCAACAATTATATATCCACCGTCAGACGTTTGTCTAATATCTTTCGCTTGATCATATTCGCTTCCTCCATAGGCTTTTTGCCATTGTATAGATGGAGACTGAGAAAAAATATTAATGGTAGAAAAAAAGGTAAGAAAAAAAAGTAATTTTGTTTTCATAGGTGTATAGTCTGTAAAAGTTTTATACCACAAATATAATTTATTAATCCGGGTTTATTTATGATTTGTAAATGTTTGATGTCAATATAAAGTAATGATATTGAGGGTGAAAATTTATATTTTATAATTTTTTGAAAATTTTTTAAAATTGATCTGACAACGATAATGTTTCTTAATATTAAAGAGCAGGTTTGCAAAAAATTATATATTGATTCATGAAATTATTTAGAAAAAAAAATCGCATTTTTGCAAGCCTTATTTCCAAACTGAAGATGAAACGTATTGACGTTCCATTTGACCTTTAAAGAAAAATAGAATCCTCAAATGAAACTTTGTATAGCCGAAAAACCCAGCGTTGCCCGTGATATTGCCAAAGTTTTGGGAGCCAACAATCCCAAAAGCGGTTATATGGAGGGAAATGGCTATTGCGTCACCTGGACTTTCGGACATCTTTGCACGCTGAAAGAACCGCAGGATTACGCACCACATTTCAAATCCTGGGATTTAATTTTCCTGCCCATCATTCCCAAACAATTCGGAATCAAACTGATTGATAACAATGGCGTTGAGAAACAATTCAACACCATCGCAAAATTGGTGGAGGAATGTGATGAGGTCATCAATTGTGGTGATGCCGGGCAGGAGGGTGAATTGATTCAACGGTGGGTATTGCAAAAGGCAAAATGCGACAAACCGATGAAACGGCTGTGGATTTCGTCCTTGACGGAAGATTCCATCAAAGAAGGTTTTGAAAATTTGAAACCTGCGGAAGATTACAAAAATCTTTATCAGGCTGGAAATGCAAGAGCAATCGGCGACTGGCTTTTGGGAATCAATGCAACCAGATTATTCACTAAAAAATTTGGAGGAAACAAAGCGGTTTTGTCAATTGGTCGAGTTCAAACGCCGACTTTGGCAATGCTCGTTCAGCGTCAAAAAGAAATTGATGCGTTTTCTCAGGAAGAATATTGGGAACTGAAAACCAAATACCGTGATGTGCTTTTCAGCGCTTCAATCGACCGATTAAAAACCTTTGAAAAAGCTGAAAAAGGTTTAGAATATCTCAAGAAAAATCAATTCGAAATTGTCTCTTTTGAAATCAAGGAAGGAAAAGAAAAGAATCCAAGATTATTCGATTTGACGGGACTTCAGGTGGAAGCCAATAAGAAATTTGGTTTCTCGGCGGAACATACGCTTAATTATATTCAAAGTCTGTACGAGAAAAAACACACGACTTATCCAAGAGTTGATACGACTTACTTATCAGAAAACCTCTATCCAAAAATTGGTGGCATTCTGAAAAGTATGACTATTTATTCAGACTTGATTTCGCCGTTGCTCTCTCAACCAATTCCTAAAACTAAAGCGGTTTTTGATGATACGAAAGTGACGGACCACCACGCGATTATTCCGACAGAAATTCCGCCTTCATCAAATTTGAGTCGTGAGGAAAAATTAATTTATGACCTTGTCGCAAAACGATTTATCGCTGTTTTCTATCCGGAATGTAAAATTTCAAATACTTTAGTTGAAGGTCTGGTTGGTACAATTCCGTTCAAAGCTTCCGGAAAACAAATCCTGGAACCAGGTTGGCGAGCGGTTTATGCGAAAGATAAAAAAGAAGAAAAGGACGAAAAAGATAAAGACGAGGAACAAACAATCCCCGAATTCGTAGCCGGCGAAAAAGGCGACCACGCACCATTGATTCATCAGGGAAAAACTTCGCCACCAAAACCTTACACGGAAGCAACTTTGCTGAGAGCAATGGAAACCGCAGGAAAACAAGTGGAAGATGAAGAACTCCGCGAAATGCTGAAAAATAACGGCATCGGAAGACCTTCAACCCGAGCCAACATCATCGAAACTTTGTTCCGAAGAAAATACATCGAACGCAAAAAGAAAAATCTGGTAGCGACCTCGATTGGTATTAATTTGATTGACACCATCGAAGACGAAGTTCTCAAAAGCCCTGAACTCACGGGAGAATGGGAATCGAAACTTCGAAGAATCGAAAAAGGAGAGTACGAAGCGAACCAGTTCAAAGACGAATTGATAGAAATGGTAACAGAATTGACCCGAAAAGTCATCAGTTCAAAAGGGAAAGTGATTAATTTTGAGGAAGAAAAACCTGCACCGCCAAAAGAAAAAGTGCCGAGAGTAAAAACCGAAATCATCTGGACGGAAACCCAATGTCCAAAGTGCAAAGCCAACAATTTGATGAAAGGAAAAACCGCCATCGGCTGTTCGGATTTCAAAGCTTGTGGTTTCAAAGTTTCATTCGAAATATTAGGAAAAAAACTATCAGAAAAACAACTTCAGGATTTGATTCTTAAAAGCAAAACTTCAAAACTGAAAGGTTTTACACAAGGTCAGGAAGAAGGCGTTTTGCTAATGAACGAAGATTTTTCTATCGCTTTAAAATAAAATAGAAAAAACCCTTTCAGCTTCAATCTGAAAGGGTTTTGAAAATAACACCTTTAATAATTGTAAAAAATTATTTCACAACAATTGCTTTCTTCAGATTACTATCGATTTTATAATCTGTACTGTTATTGATTTTCACATTTTCAAAAACGATATTGTTGGCATTTTTCCCAACAATTCCTTTTTTACTCGTGATATTCACGTTTTTAAAGAAAAGGTTCTCAATCAATTTCTCAGGAAGTCCACTGAAACTGAAAGCCGTTTCCGCCGAAGAACAGTTGATATTACTCACATAAAAGTCGTGGAAATAAGGGACTTTGTCTCCAGAATGTTGCGCCTCTTCGCTTTCTTTCGTACTTCCAACTGGCGCATCTGCGTAGAACGTGTCAAAGAAAACAGCAGATTTCACAATGTTTTTCATCTCGATATTATCAATGAAAATCTGACTCACATCGCCACCTCTTCCGGAGTTGCTTTTCACACGGATTCCGATGTCCGTTCCGTCAAAATTACAGTTCGAAACAAAAATATTTTTCATTCCGCCATCCGTATTACTTCCGATGACGAATCCGCCGTGACCCTCACCAACAGTACATTCTGCGATGATGACGTTTTGCAGATTCGCTTCGCCATTTTTCGGCGTTCCGCTGGATTTCATACAAATTCCGTCGTCGCCGGCGTTCACTTTTGTGTTGTAAATAATTACATTTTTAGAAGCACTAATGTCAATTCCGTCACCATTTTGAGCCCATTTCGGATTGTAAACGGTTGTGTTTCTGATGACAAGGTTTGTAATTTGTTTTGGATTGATGACAAATTTCGGTGAGTTTCGGAACGTTGGGCCATCAATCAAAAGATTCGTCACTTTGGAAAGCGTGAACATCATCGGTCTCAAGAAATGGTGCAACTGCTGGTACATATCAATCGTAGCATTGGGCGTTTTCGCAATCACTTTTGCCAATTGTTCGCCATTTTTTGCCGACTCGCTAGGCCACCAGATTTTCCCGTCGTCGCTCAGCGTACTTCCTTTTTTCGCCAGCAATTCTTTCCATTGCGCATCCGTCGTTTTGAATTTCTTCACAGGACGCCAAGCTTCTCCTGCACCGTCGAAAATTCCTTTTCCGGTGAAGGAAACATCCTTCAAATTATTTCCCCAAATCGGAGCCGTCACTTCAAATTTCCCAGACGAAGTTTCTCTCATCGGAAATTGCTTGATATCACTGCTGAACTGCACGATTGCGCCTTCCTCCACGTGGAAATCGATTTTACTTTTCAGCTCGATTGGCCCCGTCAACCAAGTTCCAGCTGGCACAATCAATCTTCCGCCACCATTCGCGGAAATTGTCGTGATTGCTTTTTCGAACGCTTTGGTGTTCAGGGTTTTTCCATCAGCAACACCTCCAAAATCCTTGAAGTTGTAATCCTTTTCTGGAATATTAGGCAAAACCATTGCTCCAAATTTGAAAGGCGCTTTGTCGATGTAATATTGGATGTCATTTTTCTGAGCAGAAATGAGCGTTGCAACAGAAAACGCAAGACCTATTAATAGTTTTTTCATTGTTTATTGATATGAGTTCTTTTGATTGATTATAAATGTTTTAGTTAAGTCAGTTCATTAATTATAATTTGGGCAACTTTTCCGCCTTCCATTCCCGCTATTTTTGCCTTCGCTTTTCCCGCCACAAAAAATGAGCTCCATTCAAGTCGGGTTGCGCTTCGCAAGGTTCAACGTTTGTCTATCAATCAAACTTTTCCCAAAGTATCGAATTTCCTTAAAAGCCTTGTCAAGGTTTCAAACCTTGACAAGGCTTAATGGTAGATTCGACTTTTTATAACTTACCGACCGCAGTAAAATTAAAAAAAATAACAACCTGCGCAATCGATTGCATAAAATAAAGATTCACATATTCGTAAAGTCTCATTAATGCTAATCAAATTAAAATTTAATAAGTTCTTTTTAAACAAAAATTCCTCATTATTTGCTCAAATTTCTTTAATTTGCAATGCTAAAAATAATTTCAACAATGATTATTCAACCAAGAACAAGAGGATTTATTTGCTTGACTGCGCATCCAGATGGAGCACTTCAAAGCGTAAAAAATCAAATAGAATATGTAAAGTCCAAAGGCGCTATCAAAAACGGGCCAAAAAAAGTTTTGGTAATCGGTGCTTCTACAGGTTTCGGACTTTCTTCCAGAATCACGGCGGCTTTCGGTTCCGATGCGGCAACAGTTGGTGTTTTCTTCGAGAAGCCAGCTTCTGAAGGTAAAATGGGAACTGCTGGCTGGTACAATTCGGCTGCTTTCGAAAAAGAAGCGCACGAAGCTGGACTTTATGCCAAAAGTATCAACGGCGATGCATTCTCAGACGACATAAAAAAACAAACGATTGAATTAATCAAAAAAGACCTTGGTCAGGTTGATTTGGTGGTTTACAGTTTGGCTTCTCCAAGAAGAACGCATCCAAAAACGGGCGTTGCACATTCATCTGTTCTTAAGCCAATCGGGAATTCTTACACCAACAAAACGGTGGATTTTCACACAGGCGTAGTTTCTGATGTGACGATTGCTCCGGTTGAAAACGAAGAAGATATTCCAAACACTGTTGCCGTAATGGGTGGCGAAGACTGGAAATTCTGGATGGAAGATTTGAAAGCGGCTGGCGTTTTGGCTGACGGTGTTCAAACGGTTGCCTATTCTTACATCGGCCCAGAATTGACTTTCCCAATCTACAGAAATGGAACCATCGGTCAAGCGAAAAACGACCTTGAAGCGACTGTGACTGTTCTAAATGATTTATTGAAAGACCTTAACGGAAAATCGTATGTTTCTGTAAACAAAGCTTTGGTAACTCAGTCCAGTTCTGCGATTCCTGTAGTTCCATTGTATATTTCTCTACTTTACAAAGTGATGAAAGCGAAAGGAACGCACGAAGGAACAATCGAGCAAATTCAAAGACTTTTTGCTGATAGATTATACACGGAAAATGGCGAAGTTCCTTTGGACGAAGCTGGTAGAATCCGAGTTGACGACTGGGAAATGGCGGAAGATGTACAGGCAGAAGTTGACAAATTGTGGAAGGAAACAACAACTGAAAACCTTTCTGAAATCAGTGATATCGCAGGTTACAGAAAAGAATTCTTCAACCTTT belongs to Chryseobacterium sp. KACC 21268 and includes:
- a CDS encoding TolC family protein, producing MKKLFFILIINLFPAQTWTLKQCLDYASANHPLVKQSSVNIQKNDRLVSASKGMLLPSADAGINHNYNFGNGINPQNNQRESINTQNDNFYAQANWELMNWRNYLNISLSKINRETSTFRMKQAQNEVKLNVIQMFFNYQNNKSWLDVLETQIAGIEDQIKRTEKEVEIGNRPKSDVYDIKANLGTLQEQWVSAKNSRDLSKINLLNALAITTDSLDFKMEDDALAHSNFNDADFVKNLLEKNPAYQTVLTEIKTNQKNIAIAKSAYLPTLNGSYTWSSFYSKTLGESADAFSEQFKRNKNQQLGFGLNIQIFNKLQVKNNVEIAKLNVINSNYDKEIVINNLTQSINSIKAQFQNSEEKYTLLQANFENQKLSFQKSEEKYKEGLMDAYTFFVVRNNWLQANYNLINSKNEVIQQTELLKVFEAGF
- a CDS encoding T9SS type A sorting domain-containing protein; amino-acid sequence: MKTKLLFFLTFFSTINIFSQSPSIQWQKAYGGSEYDQAKDIRQTSDGGYIIVGDTQSNDGDVTGHHAYNDIWVIKLSSNGSLQWQKAFGGSGSEEAYTIRQTSDGGYIIGGWTGSTDGDITDKRYYGFDFWVIKISSIGEIQWQKTFGGNNYEYVEDIHQTTDGGYIVAGWTSSFDGDITDSDVDGDVNGWIIKLNNTGNVEWQKTYGGTNSDYLQSIQQTPDGGYIAAGWTYSNDGDVTENKGNYDYWVLKLDNTGSIQWQKTYGGTGSDIAYSIERTSDGGYIVGGNTESNNGDVTGSKGGMDYWVLKISSNGTKEWQKTLGGSSYDEMHKIHQTTDGEYILTGRSFSTNGDVTGNHGGADFWVVKLNSLGTIKWKKTLGGSQYDQSYCLQQTNDGGYIVAGWTASTDGDTTNSNYHGSADVWVVKLAADNLDVQDLSKNKSFTLYPNPTADILYLQSAKKIDKIILTDLSGKKILEETHDFTKINLQSLQKGTYLIQIISEGKTTIEKVIKK
- a CDS encoding DNA topoisomerase 3; translated protein: MKLCIAEKPSVARDIAKVLGANNPKSGYMEGNGYCVTWTFGHLCTLKEPQDYAPHFKSWDLIFLPIIPKQFGIKLIDNNGVEKQFNTIAKLVEECDEVINCGDAGQEGELIQRWVLQKAKCDKPMKRLWISSLTEDSIKEGFENLKPAEDYKNLYQAGNARAIGDWLLGINATRLFTKKFGGNKAVLSIGRVQTPTLAMLVQRQKEIDAFSQEEYWELKTKYRDVLFSASIDRLKTFEKAEKGLEYLKKNQFEIVSFEIKEGKEKNPRLFDLTGLQVEANKKFGFSAEHTLNYIQSLYEKKHTTYPRVDTTYLSENLYPKIGGILKSMTIYSDLISPLLSQPIPKTKAVFDDTKVTDHHAIIPTEIPPSSNLSREEKLIYDLVAKRFIAVFYPECKISNTLVEGLVGTIPFKASGKQILEPGWRAVYAKDKKEEKDEKDKDEEQTIPEFVAGEKGDHAPLIHQGKTSPPKPYTEATLLRAMETAGKQVEDEELREMLKNNGIGRPSTRANIIETLFRRKYIERKKKNLVATSIGINLIDTIEDEVLKSPELTGEWESKLRRIEKGEYEANQFKDELIEMVTELTRKVISSKGKVINFEEEKPAPPKEKVPRVKTEIIWTETQCPKCKANNLMKGKTAIGCSDFKACGFKVSFEILGKKLSEKQLQDLILKSKTSKLKGFTQGQEEGVLLMNEDFSIALK
- a CDS encoding glycoside hydrolase family 28 protein, translated to MKKLLIGLAFSVATLISAQKNDIQYYIDKAPFKFGAMVLPNIPEKDYNFKDFGGVADGKTLNTKAFEKAITTISANGGGRLIVPAGTWLTGPIELKSKIDFHVEEGAIVQFSSDIKQFPMRETSSGKFEVTAPIWGNNLKDVSFTGKGIFDGAGEAWRPVKKFKTTDAQWKELLAKKGSTLSDDGKIWWPSESAKNGEQLAKVIAKTPNATIDMYQQLHHFLRPMMFTLSKVTNLLIDGPTFRNSPKFVINPKQITNLVIRNTTVYNPKWAQNGDGIDISASKNVIIYNTKVNAGDDGICMKSSGTPKNGEANLQNVIIAECTVGEGHGGFVIGSNTDGGMKNIFVSNCNFDGTDIGIRVKSNSGRGGDVSQIFIDNIEMKNIVKSAVFFDTFYADAPVGSTKESEEAQHSGDKVPYFHDFYVSNINCSSAETAFSFSGLPEKLIENLFFKNVNITSKKGIVGKNANNIVFENVKINNSTDYKIDSNLKKAIVVK
- a CDS encoding trans-2-enoyl-CoA reductase family protein; translated protein: MIIQPRTRGFICLTAHPDGALQSVKNQIEYVKSKGAIKNGPKKVLVIGASTGFGLSSRITAAFGSDAATVGVFFEKPASEGKMGTAGWYNSAAFEKEAHEAGLYAKSINGDAFSDDIKKQTIELIKKDLGQVDLVVYSLASPRRTHPKTGVAHSSVLKPIGNSYTNKTVDFHTGVVSDVTIAPVENEEDIPNTVAVMGGEDWKFWMEDLKAAGVLADGVQTVAYSYIGPELTFPIYRNGTIGQAKNDLEATVTVLNDLLKDLNGKSYVSVNKALVTQSSSAIPVVPLYISLLYKVMKAKGTHEGTIEQIQRLFADRLYTENGEVPLDEAGRIRVDDWEMAEDVQAEVDKLWKETTTENLSEISDIAGYRKEFFNLFGFEVDGIDYEIDANENVQVPSIEA